The Petroclostridium xylanilyticum genome has a segment encoding these proteins:
- the cobS gene encoding adenosylcobinamide-GDP ribazoletransferase, giving the protein MIKRIILMTQFLTRIPIPITLDVTEEDFGKGLAFAPLVGMLIGGLMAAVYYGASYITQGIFPAVAAVIFYAFITGGLHIDGLGDTFDGLFSNRSRDRMLEIMRDSRVGTNAVITIVSVFLLNIACIDAISKEAAFKAVFFMPAIGRLGSVCSAGMATYARSGQGLGKAFIDICGINEIIIGTMISLLAAFTLFNIKGFIFVGAAILFTYLFVKFVTSKIGGMTGDTCGAACELNQTIFLVLMLVLK; this is encoded by the coding sequence ATGATAAAGCGTATCATTCTAATGACACAATTTCTAACCCGAATTCCCATCCCCATAACTTTAGATGTAACAGAAGAAGACTTTGGCAAGGGGTTGGCTTTTGCACCATTGGTAGGAATGCTCATTGGTGGATTAATGGCAGCAGTATATTATGGAGCAAGTTATATCACTCAGGGCATATTTCCCGCAGTTGCTGCCGTTATTTTTTATGCCTTTATTACAGGCGGATTGCATATTGACGGTCTTGGTGACACCTTTGACGGGCTTTTCAGCAACCGTTCCAGGGACAGGATGCTGGAAATCATGAGGGACAGCAGGGTGGGGACCAATGCCGTAATTACTATCGTATCTGTATTTTTGTTAAATATAGCATGTATAGACGCTATTTCAAAAGAAGCAGCATTTAAAGCAGTGTTTTTCATGCCTGCTATAGGGCGGCTAGGTTCCGTCTGTTCTGCAGGAATGGCTACCTATGCAAGAAGCGGACAGGGGCTGGGAAAAGCATTTATTGATATATGCGGCATCAATGAAATAATCATTGGAACCATGATTTCTTTGCTGGCAGCTTTTACATTATTCAATATAAAAGGCTTTATTTTTGTAGGTGCAGCGATACTATTTACCTATCTGTTTGTAAAATTTGTAACGTCCAAAATTGGAGGGATGACCGGAGATACCTGCGGGGCCGCATGTGAATTAAACCAAACTATTTTTCTGGTGTTAATGTTAGTATTAAAATAG
- the cobC gene encoding alpha-ribazole phosphatase gives MLELILIRHGETDSNIKGTHLGWTDIPLNEQGIKQAEHIANLLKNEPIDQVYSSPLKRAMQTAHAINKYHGKNIINLDAIKERNFGIWEDLIYDEIKEKHRELHDKWVKDWIDFKIPKGESARETFERVTAAVDEIINKHQEGKVVIVTHLGSIRNIIAYLLGMTIEGSWRFRVLNGSAARIQISDGYAVLTSLNEK, from the coding sequence ATGCTTGAACTAATTTTAATACGCCACGGAGAAACAGATAGCAATATTAAAGGTACGCATTTAGGCTGGACGGATATACCGCTTAATGAGCAGGGGATTAAACAAGCAGAGCACATTGCAAATCTTTTAAAAAATGAGCCAATTGACCAGGTATATTCAAGCCCTTTAAAACGGGCAATGCAAACTGCACATGCAATCAATAAATACCATGGAAAAAATATTATTAATTTAGATGCAATAAAAGAGCGGAATTTTGGAATATGGGAAGACCTTATTTATGATGAAATAAAGGAAAAGCATAGAGAACTTCATGACAAGTGGGTTAAGGACTGGATTGACTTTAAGATTCCAAAAGGCGAGAGTGCCAGAGAAACCTTTGAAAGGGTAACAGCAGCAGTAGATGAAATTATTAATAAGCATCAGGAAGGTAAAGTTGTAATTGTGACCCACCTTGGAAGCATAAGAAATATTATTGCTTATTTATTAGGTATGACCATTGAAGGCAGCTGGCGCTTTAGAGTATTGAACGGGAGTGCTGCCAGAATCCAGATAAGTGATGGTTACGCGGTTTTAACATCACTTAATGAGAAATAG
- a CDS encoding S-layer homology domain-containing protein: MKRKIALFVTLFILVTVLIPSQVFAEGDKGLQEAIKAAKGKLSIPDSFTEFNYNVITEDDRQVWYLSWNSKNGNDGSISVRIDDQGTILSYYYYRPYDYNQRKLPAVSRQEAKVKAEEFIKKINPDALSQVKLVDNHQQNSLMEVAYYFNFIRMVNGIPFDANNIFVEVNRETGDVQGYQYNWLKNLAFPAADKAISLEEAQKAYKEKLGLRLIYDYTVDSDMVKAYAAYAPKYNSNYCIDAFTGEKINISPIYYYADGRGGAEYNMKRKMASEAKAEQPALSPEELKAVEEISKLLSKEDAERKTRSYKILELTDDFKLNNANLSRDWPLKKDFTWYLHFVKEPKDKNDEYQYLSVRLDARTGEIRGFYRNTSYKDGDAAKFDEAASKAAVEKFLKELYPDKFSTVEYDDSDINRYIPYAANEKPTQYSFRYTRKVNGVLFPNNSIMVSYDAVNGKIINFDMTWFDLDFPSVDKAVSLDHVYEKMFKEIGLELQYKVTYTDELTSKIVPPDYSNRKTEVKLVYSVKQDKPLLFDANTGIILDYDGKPYKENKPVEYTDISGSFAEKQIIALAEYGIALEGTEFKPDQEVSQKDFFRLLSKTLNYYGPYPASNGSNKDIDEMYSFLIREGIVKENEKSPDSTLTREDSVKFIIRALKYDKVADIKGIYYCNFKDADKINADLIGYVVIANGLKIINGNNGYFNPKDKLTRAEAAVMIYNYLQR, from the coding sequence TTGAAGAGAAAAATTGCCCTATTTGTAACACTATTCATTTTAGTTACCGTACTAATACCTTCTCAAGTTTTTGCGGAAGGTGACAAAGGCCTGCAAGAGGCCATTAAAGCTGCTAAAGGAAAGCTCTCTATTCCTGACAGTTTTACTGAATTTAACTATAACGTCATTACTGAAGACGACAGACAGGTTTGGTATTTAAGTTGGAACAGTAAAAACGGGAATGACGGCAGTATAAGTGTCAGAATAGACGACCAGGGAACTATATTAAGTTACTATTATTACAGACCTTATGATTATAATCAAAGAAAACTCCCTGCGGTAAGCAGACAGGAAGCCAAGGTTAAAGCAGAAGAATTTATCAAAAAGATTAATCCTGATGCTTTGTCTCAGGTAAAGCTTGTAGATAATCATCAACAAAACTCGCTGATGGAAGTTGCCTATTACTTCAATTTTATTAGAATGGTAAACGGCATCCCTTTTGATGCTAATAATATATTTGTGGAAGTAAACCGTGAAACCGGAGATGTACAAGGCTATCAATATAATTGGTTAAAGAATTTGGCTTTCCCTGCCGCTGATAAAGCAATATCACTTGAAGAAGCACAGAAAGCCTATAAAGAAAAACTAGGCCTGAGACTTATATATGATTATACCGTTGACAGTGACATGGTAAAGGCTTATGCTGCCTATGCACCCAAATACAATTCCAACTACTGTATAGATGCTTTCACAGGAGAAAAAATAAATATCAGCCCTATTTACTACTATGCAGATGGCCGCGGCGGCGCCGAATATAATATGAAGAGGAAAATGGCATCTGAAGCCAAGGCAGAACAGCCAGCACTCTCTCCTGAAGAACTAAAGGCAGTTGAAGAAATTTCTAAATTGCTCAGCAAAGAAGATGCCGAAAGAAAAACGAGAAGTTATAAAATATTGGAATTAACCGATGATTTTAAATTAAACAACGCAAATCTTTCACGAGATTGGCCATTAAAAAAAGATTTCACGTGGTATCTTCATTTTGTTAAAGAACCAAAAGATAAAAATGATGAATATCAATACTTAAGTGTCAGGCTTGATGCCAGAACCGGTGAAATTAGAGGCTTTTATAGGAATACCTCTTACAAGGATGGCGATGCAGCAAAATTTGATGAAGCAGCTTCCAAAGCAGCTGTTGAGAAATTCTTAAAGGAGCTCTATCCTGACAAATTCAGCACTGTTGAATATGATGACAGTGATATTAATCGTTATATCCCTTATGCGGCGAATGAAAAACCTACCCAGTACAGCTTTAGATATACAAGAAAAGTGAACGGTGTCCTGTTCCCTAACAATTCGATAATGGTAAGCTACGATGCTGTAAACGGAAAAATTATCAATTTTGACATGACCTGGTTTGACTTGGACTTTCCATCAGTAGATAAAGCTGTTTCTTTAGATCATGTATATGAGAAAATGTTTAAAGAAATCGGCCTGGAACTGCAGTATAAAGTAACATATACTGATGAGTTAACTTCAAAAATTGTTCCTCCCGACTATTCAAACCGAAAAACTGAAGTAAAGCTTGTATACAGTGTAAAACAAGATAAACCTTTATTGTTTGATGCGAATACAGGTATAATACTGGATTATGATGGAAAGCCCTATAAAGAAAATAAACCTGTTGAGTACACGGATATTTCCGGCAGTTTCGCTGAAAAGCAGATAATAGCACTGGCTGAATATGGTATTGCACTGGAAGGTACGGAATTTAAGCCTGACCAGGAGGTTAGTCAGAAAGATTTTTTCCGCCTTCTTTCAAAAACATTGAATTATTACGGACCGTACCCGGCCTCTAATGGCAGCAATAAAGATATAGATGAAATGTACAGTTTTTTAATTAGAGAAGGTATTGTAAAAGAAAATGAGAAATCTCCTGATTCAACGTTAACCAGAGAAGACAGTGTCAAGTTTATCATAAGGGCCTTAAAATATGATAAGGTTGCTGATATTAAAGGAATTTACTATTGCAACTTCAAAGATGCAGATAAAATAAATGCTGATTTGATTGGATATGTTGTAATTGCCAACGGGCTTAAAATAATAAATGGAAACAATGGCTATTTTAACCCCAAGGATAAATTAACCAGAGCTGAAGCTGCTGTAATGATTTATAATTACTTGCAGAGATAA
- the pflB gene encoding formate C-acetyltransferase, giving the protein MDAWKGFNKGNWNSEIDVRDFIIKNVTPYEGDDSFLVGPTGKTKKIWTKITELLEEERKRGGTLAVDGHTISTITSHRPGYIDKENEIIVGLQTDAPLKRAIMPFGGIRMILKGCEAYGCEIDPDVIEIFTKYRKTHNDAVYDVYTPEMRRAKKAGIITGLPDAYGRGRIIGDYRRVPLYGVDFLIKEKEEEKAMMEYDFFDEKATREREEVTEQIKALHELKEMAKSYGFDISMPAANAKEAVQWLYLAYLAAVKEQNGAAMSLGRVSTFLDIYIERDLKEGKITEEEAQELIDQFVIKLRIVRFLRTPEYDRLFSGDPTWVTECIGGMGLHGKTLVTKTSFRFLNTLYNLGPAPEPNMTVLWSVNLPENFKKFCAKVSIDTSSIQYESDDIMRRHYGDDYGIACCVSAMRLGKQMQFFGARCNLAKALLYAINGGRDEMTGIQVGPKFAPIKSEYLDYDEVMERFNTILDWVARLYINTLNMIHYMHDKYAYERIQMALHDREILRTMACGIAGLSVVTDSLSAIKYAKVKTIRNEEGIVVDYEVEGDYPKFGNNDERVDSIATYVVKMFMNKLRKQRTYRDSIPTLSILTITSNVVYGEKTGNTPDGRKAGEPLAPGANPMHGRDIKGALAVLSSIAKLPYEYAQDGISYTFSIIPKALGKNTEDRIGNLKALLDGYFSKGGHHINVNVFEREMLLDAMEHPEKYPQLTIRVSGYAVNFIKLTRKQQLDVINRTFHQKI; this is encoded by the coding sequence ATGGACGCTTGGAAAGGTTTTAATAAAGGAAATTGGAATTCTGAGATTGATGTTAGAGATTTTATTATTAAAAATGTAACTCCTTATGAAGGAGATGACAGTTTTCTTGTCGGGCCTACTGGAAAGACAAAAAAAATTTGGACCAAGATCACCGAGTTGTTGGAAGAAGAAAGGAAAAGAGGTGGGACATTGGCGGTAGATGGACATACAATATCTACCATTACCTCTCATCGACCTGGGTATATTGACAAAGAAAATGAAATAATTGTCGGATTGCAGACGGATGCACCGTTAAAAAGAGCCATTATGCCTTTTGGGGGGATAAGGATGATTCTTAAAGGGTGCGAGGCATATGGATGTGAAATAGATCCGGATGTTATAGAAATTTTTACGAAATATAGAAAAACTCATAATGATGCGGTTTATGACGTATATACTCCCGAAATGAGAAGAGCGAAGAAGGCTGGCATTATTACCGGATTGCCCGATGCCTATGGTAGAGGAAGAATCATTGGTGACTACCGCAGGGTTCCATTGTACGGTGTAGATTTTCTTATCAAGGAAAAAGAAGAAGAAAAAGCAATGATGGAATACGACTTTTTTGATGAAAAAGCTACCCGGGAAAGGGAAGAGGTAACCGAACAGATAAAAGCTCTCCATGAGTTAAAAGAAATGGCAAAAAGCTATGGATTTGATATATCCATGCCGGCAGCCAATGCAAAAGAAGCGGTACAGTGGCTATATTTGGCTTATCTTGCAGCAGTAAAAGAACAAAACGGTGCCGCTATGAGCTTGGGAAGAGTTTCTACTTTCCTTGACATATATATTGAAAGGGATTTAAAAGAAGGAAAAATAACCGAAGAAGAAGCGCAGGAACTCATTGACCAATTTGTTATCAAGCTGAGGATTGTAAGGTTCTTACGTACTCCAGAGTATGACAGGCTGTTTAGCGGAGATCCTACCTGGGTAACTGAATGTATTGGCGGTATGGGCCTTCATGGAAAAACTCTGGTGACCAAAACATCCTTCAGATTTTTGAATACATTATATAATTTAGGCCCTGCACCCGAACCGAATATGACTGTACTCTGGTCAGTAAATCTGCCGGAGAATTTCAAAAAATTCTGTGCCAAGGTGTCTATAGATACCAGTTCCATCCAATATGAAAGTGATGACATTATGAGAAGGCATTACGGAGACGACTATGGAATTGCCTGCTGTGTATCAGCGATGAGATTGGGTAAACAGATGCAGTTCTTTGGGGCAAGGTGTAATCTTGCAAAGGCATTGCTATATGCAATTAACGGCGGCCGTGATGAAATGACCGGTATTCAGGTGGGACCAAAGTTTGCTCCCATTAAGTCGGAATACCTGGATTATGATGAAGTGATGGAGAGATTTAATACAATTTTGGATTGGGTAGCAAGGTTATACATCAATACACTCAATATGATCCATTATATGCATGATAAATATGCCTATGAGAGAATACAGATGGCATTACATGATCGAGAAATTTTAAGGACAATGGCTTGTGGAATAGCAGGGTTATCCGTTGTTACTGATTCTTTAAGCGCAATCAAATATGCAAAAGTAAAAACCATTAGAAATGAAGAAGGTATTGTGGTAGACTATGAAGTGGAAGGAGATTACCCCAAGTTTGGAAATAACGATGAGCGTGTAGACAGCATAGCGACCTATGTGGTTAAAATGTTTATGAATAAATTAAGAAAACAGAGGACCTACAGGGATTCCATACCTACATTGTCTATTTTGACAATTACATCTAATGTTGTTTACGGTGAGAAAACCGGAAATACTCCAGACGGAAGAAAAGCGGGTGAACCCCTTGCGCCAGGAGCAAATCCTATGCACGGCAGGGATATAAAAGGTGCTTTGGCAGTATTAAGCTCTATTGCAAAGCTGCCCTATGAATATGCGCAGGATGGTATCTCCTATACCTTCTCCATTATTCCAAAAGCGCTGGGTAAAAATACAGAAGATAGAATTGGCAATCTTAAAGCCTTGTTGGACGGATATTTCAGCAAAGGCGGACATCATATCAATGTAAATGTATTTGAAAGAGAAATGTTACTGGATGCAATGGAACACCCTGAGAAATATCCGCAACTTACTATAAGAGTTTCCGGATATGCGGTGAATTTTATAAAGCTGACAAGAAAGCAGCAGTTGGATGTAATTAACAGGACGTTTCATCAGAAGATTTAA
- the pflA gene encoding pyruvate formate-lyase-activating protein — translation MSEPIKGRIHSIETFGTVDGPGIRFVVFMQGCPLRCLYCHNRDTWNPKGGREVTVDEIIEDLKGYMEFIKFSGGGITVTGGEPTLQAQFVTELFKRCKELGVHTALDTSGFANIEKVKELLQYTDLVLLDIKQAIGDKHKVLTGVGNEKIQAFARYLSEQGIAAWIRYVLVPGYTDGEDDLAAAADFIGELKNVKRIDVLPYHSMGEYKWEKLGEKYPLHGVESPSQEQVERAKKILESKLYF, via the coding sequence ATGAGTGAACCAATCAAAGGTAGAATACATTCTATAGAAACTTTCGGTACCGTTGACGGTCCGGGGATTAGATTCGTTGTCTTTATGCAGGGGTGTCCTTTGAGGTGTTTGTACTGTCATAATAGGGATACATGGAACCCCAAAGGCGGTAGGGAAGTTACAGTAGATGAAATCATTGAAGATTTAAAAGGATATATGGAATTTATAAAATTCTCTGGAGGCGGTATTACTGTTACCGGTGGAGAACCAACACTCCAGGCACAGTTTGTAACAGAGTTATTCAAAAGATGTAAAGAGCTTGGAGTGCATACTGCATTGGATACTTCCGGTTTTGCAAATATAGAGAAGGTAAAGGAACTTTTACAGTATACCGACTTAGTGCTGCTGGATATAAAGCAGGCTATTGGAGACAAGCACAAAGTGCTTACCGGTGTAGGTAATGAAAAAATTCAAGCTTTTGCGCGATACCTTTCCGAACAGGGTATTGCTGCATGGATAAGGTATGTTTTGGTACCCGGCTATACCGATGGAGAAGACGATCTTGCAGCAGCAGCTGACTTCATAGGGGAATTGAAGAATGTTAAAAGAATAGATGTGCTTCCATACCACTCGATGGGAGAATACAAGTGGGAGAAGCTCGGGGAAAAATATCCCCTGCATGGTGTAGAATCGCCTAGCCAGGAACAGGTAGAGAGGGCAAAGAAAATTTTGGAGAGCAAGCTTTACTTTTAG
- a CDS encoding zinc-dependent alcohol dehydrogenase produces the protein MKAVVFDASIPKYLTTMVLGAIHKDLYHSPLSCIALKEIDAPALPSEDWVKIKTLYGGICGSDLNMILLHDSPSTSPFVSFPFVIGHENLGIIVEKGKNVKGFDIGDRVVADPLLSCDTRQVSQPCTNCEKGNYSLCENITKPPVAPGISIGFCRDTGGSWGEYYVAHQSHLYKVPDHVTNEEAVMIDPICSALHPVMNNFPGDNEKVLVVGSGVIGLLVIGCIRALGSKCDITVMAKYPFQGKIAQKMGADRIIYTRNTDYYDEFKKITNGELYQPILGKRFMLGGFDKVFDCVGSSSSIDESLKFTRARGTMILVGLASYPKKVDWTPVWFKELKVTGSMYYSTELYQDGKTEKAYKIALNFLRDRKLDVRNMVTHIFRIDDYRQGIRTAIDKKNNECLKVAFKF, from the coding sequence ATGAAAGCAGTTGTGTTTGATGCATCTATTCCAAAGTATTTGACAACAATGGTATTGGGAGCCATCCATAAAGACCTTTATCATTCTCCCCTATCCTGCATTGCATTAAAAGAAATTGACGCTCCTGCTTTGCCCAGTGAAGATTGGGTAAAAATTAAAACCCTTTACGGCGGCATCTGTGGAAGCGATTTAAATATGATACTATTGCATGATAGTCCTTCTACATCTCCCTTTGTATCTTTTCCTTTCGTAATAGGGCATGAAAACCTTGGCATTATTGTAGAAAAAGGAAAAAATGTAAAGGGATTTGACATTGGAGATAGGGTGGTGGCAGATCCTTTGCTATCCTGTGACACCAGACAAGTCTCCCAACCGTGTACAAACTGTGAAAAGGGAAACTATTCTTTATGTGAAAACATTACTAAACCGCCTGTTGCTCCGGGAATCAGTATTGGGTTCTGCAGGGATACGGGTGGAAGCTGGGGAGAATACTATGTTGCCCACCAGTCCCATCTGTATAAGGTTCCTGATCATGTAACAAATGAAGAAGCAGTAATGATAGATCCCATCTGTTCCGCCTTACACCCGGTAATGAATAATTTCCCTGGCGATAATGAAAAAGTATTGGTTGTGGGCAGCGGAGTGATAGGATTGCTGGTGATTGGCTGTATACGTGCTTTAGGAAGCAAATGTGATATTACAGTTATGGCAAAATACCCTTTTCAAGGAAAAATAGCGCAGAAAATGGGAGCAGATAGAATTATATACACCAGAAATACGGATTATTATGATGAATTCAAGAAAATTACCAATGGCGAATTATATCAGCCTATCCTGGGCAAACGGTTTATGCTGGGCGGATTCGATAAAGTTTTTGATTGCGTTGGTTCTTCTTCATCGATAGATGAGTCATTGAAATTTACCCGTGCCAGAGGAACCATGATTTTGGTGGGATTGGCCAGCTACCCTAAAAAAGTAGATTGGACTCCTGTATGGTTTAAAGAATTGAAAGTAACCGGTTCCATGTATTATAGCACAGAACTTTACCAAGACGGAAAAACAGAAAAGGCTTATAAAATTGCCTTGAATTTTTTAAGGGACAGAAAACTTGATGTAAGAAATATGGTCACCCATATCTTTAGAATCGATGATTATAGGCAGGGTATAAGGACAGCTATTGATAAAAAGAACAATGAATGTCTTAAGGTCGCTTTTAAATTTTAA
- the nadA gene encoding quinolinate synthase NadA, which translates to MKEIINRIECLKRQKNAVILAHNYQIPEVQDIADFVGDSFALSKKAKEMTCDIIVFCGVHFMAESAKILSPEKTVLLPARDAGCPMAEMITAEDVAELRKQYPDAAVICYVNSSAEVKAVSDICCTSSNALKVVRSVPNRRIIFIPDENLGNYVAQQVPDKEIILFNGFCTTHKRVKVDEVDAAKRVLPDAKLLIHPECTPEVVKKADFVGSTAQIIDYATNSDDKEFIIGTEQGIMHWLQKNNPGKKFYLLSQKLICPNMKKTTLKEVLNSLENMTYEIKLSQEEISRAYSSLNKMLNVG; encoded by the coding sequence ATGAAGGAAATCATAAATAGGATAGAGTGCCTAAAAAGACAGAAAAACGCGGTTATCCTGGCGCATAACTATCAGATTCCGGAAGTACAAGATATTGCGGATTTTGTAGGAGATTCCTTTGCGCTTAGCAAGAAAGCAAAAGAAATGACATGCGATATAATTGTGTTTTGTGGAGTCCATTTCATGGCTGAGAGTGCAAAAATTTTAAGTCCGGAAAAAACTGTGTTATTGCCTGCCCGGGATGCGGGATGTCCTATGGCTGAAATGATAACTGCTGAGGATGTGGCAGAGTTAAGAAAACAATACCCCGATGCAGCAGTAATTTGTTATGTAAATTCTTCAGCAGAAGTGAAGGCAGTTAGTGATATATGCTGTACTTCATCCAACGCATTAAAGGTGGTACGGTCGGTGCCTAACAGAAGAATTATTTTTATTCCTGATGAGAATTTGGGAAATTATGTAGCACAGCAGGTTCCGGATAAAGAAATAATCTTATTCAATGGTTTTTGCACAACTCATAAAAGGGTAAAGGTAGATGAGGTAGATGCAGCAAAGAGGGTGCTGCCAGATGCAAAACTGCTTATTCATCCTGAATGTACACCAGAAGTTGTTAAAAAAGCTGACTTTGTGGGAAGTACTGCACAGATCATAGATTATGCAACCAACTCCGATGACAAAGAATTTATTATTGGCACCGAACAAGGGATTATGCATTGGCTGCAAAAAAATAATCCCGGCAAGAAATTCTATCTTCTTTCACAAAAACTAATATGCCCAAACATGAAAAAGACAACACTGAAAGAAGTGCTAAATTCTTTGGAGAATATGACATATGAAATAAAGCTTAGCCAAGAGGAAATAAGCAGGGCATATAGCTCTCTTAATAAAATGTTAAATGTAGGCTAA